The stretch of DNA AAAGGCGGTTGGTGTTTCAAGGCAAACGATTATTGCAATTGAAAAAGGACATTACTCACCTTCGCTGGAGAGCGCATTTCGTATCTCAAGAGTCTTCGGCGTGAACTTAGAAGATGTTTTTGGTTGGGATGAAATTAATAACTGAATTCTCACACACATTCGTTCGGCAAGGTCTTTTTAAATGCTATCTGCCGTTCTGCTTACGTCCGCTATGAGGATTGTTCTACCCATAGCTGAGCGCTTAGATGAGGATGTTTCTATTAAACCAAACCCTAAGCGTCCCAAAATCACCTCAACTAAGACATTGACCTCACGCCCCCTGCCAGCGACTGCGTGCCGCTCCATCGCGCCTATACTGCCTTTTGCACTGCTTGGCTTTATGCGCTAGCCTAACCCCATAATAACAGGGGACGTTAGTGGAAACGGTATTTTTAGAATCAGAGGCGTTATCGGCGCGCGGGCAGGCGCGTATTCGGCGTGATTTGTTGGGCGCGTTTTTGGAAGCGTGTAAAATCCACGGGGCGAGCCATGACATCCTCACCGATGGGGATGGTCGCGTTTTTCGCTATGGGGAGCTTCGCCAAGCGGTCTTTGCCCTGTCTGCGCCACTGAAAAAGCACACAGAATCAGGCGAGACTATTGGTTATTTTTTGCCAACGGGGGCGGGGGCGGTCATTGCCCTTTTGACTATTCACGCGGCGGGCCGCACGCCAGCCATGTTGAACTTTACAGCGGGTCTTAAAAACTTAAAAGCAGCCGCCAAAACCGCCCCTTTTAAGACGGTTTTGACATCCCGCAAATTTATCGAGCTCGCAGGGCTATCTGATTTACTGACGGCATTAGCGGGCGATGTCACGGTTCTCTATTTGGAAGATTTAAAAGAGCAGATTGGCATTGGCGGTAAAATTCGTGCTGTGCTGGGGCCGATACTGCCAAGCGCGTTTATCCCCCGCCCATCCCCCGATGATACGGGTGTTATCCTGTTCACATCGGGCACAGAGGGAAATCCCAAGGGGGTCGTGCTGAGTCACGCCAATATCCTGGCCAATATTGAACAGATTGAACAACATGTGCGGCTGGATGATGGCGACATAATCTTTAATGCCCTGCCGACGTTTCATTGCTACGGCCTGACGGCGGGCACACTTTGGCCGATCTTTAGTGGCTATGACGTCGTGCTTCACCCGTCGCCGTTACAAACCAAAGCCATCGCACAGCGCATATTTTCGTCCAAAGCGACGGTTTTGTTCGCAACCGATACTTTCCTGCAACATTACATGCGGGCTAGCAAAGAGGGCGGGCTAAACTCTCTGCGTATTGCGGTGTGCGGGGCAGAGCGCGTGCGCGAGGAAACCCGGAAAGCGGCGCAAGACCGCTTTAACATCGAGGTCTTAGAGGGCTACGGCGTGACAGAATGCGCGCCTGTTTTGGCGGCCAATCAACCCGGCGATATTCGCGCAGGCACCATTGGTAAAATGCTGCCGGGTATTGAAAGCCGGATTGAACCTGTCGAAGGGTTGGATGATGCGGGGCGTCTTTGGGTACGGGGTCCGAACATTATGAAAGGCTATATTTCCCCTGATAAACCGGGGCAAATCATGCCGCCCGATGAAGGGTGGCACGATACGGGTGATGTGGTGTCTGTTGACCGGGAAGGCTATTACGTCATTCGCGGGCGGATCAAACGCTTTGCCAAAATTGGGGGCGAAATGGTGTCTTTGACTGTGGTGGAAAATTGCGCTTCTGCGGTTTGGCCTGATTATCTTCACGCCGCCGCCATTGTGCCCGACCCGAAAAAAGGCGAACGCATTGTTCTTTTGACAGAGCACCCCAAACCTGACCGCGCGGAATTACTGCGCTGGGCGCAAACGCACGGCGTGGCCGAAATATCTGTGCCCAAAAAGATAATCTCTGTTGATGCTTTGCCAGTGCTAGGCACGGGGAAATTGGATTATGTCTCGGTCACCACGATGGCCAAAACCGCATTAGGGGCGGGGTAGCCGGCGCTTTAGGCCCGGTGCCAGACCACGCGGTAGCCTGTTTTATCCTCAGCCGGGGTTCCGTCGCTATTGATCAGTCGGGATTGATAGACATAAAATCCAGCCAGATTAAACGATAGCCGTTCAACGCCTTTGCGTGATTTATTTAGCGTAATGATCTGCTGATCACCAGCGGTGCAGCGAAACACTTCGACGATAAATTGCGGCTGGCAGCGAACAATCCGCAGTTCAATCGATTTGCCTTCAGGGATAACGTAATGCGCTGCCAATCCTTTACCGCGGCGGATATAGGCTTGGTCGCGTGTAAAACTATCTAAGACTTTGTCGACCACACCCATGGAGTTTTCCTCCATTTGATTGGCGGCGCTATTGCTTTGGCTTGACCATAAAATCTGTTTTGGACTGACATAAGCTGTCAGATAATGCATGGCTGTGTACATGGTGAACAAGCCGATTAAAATCGAAAGGGCAGAGCCAAAGATCCATCTATAATTTAAGGTGAATATCTTGCCGTCTTCCATCAACCTTAATGTGTTGGACGAAAACTGATTCTTCTCAAATTTATTTTTATGCGCAAGTCTTCTACTTAACATGCCCATAGTCACGCCCCACTGCTACTACTTCGATGATGAATCATAGCAAAAACAGATTTATGGGGCGTTAAATTACGGTTAAGGCGATTTTAAGCATGTTTATCGGGACACTCAGCACCCCGCATAGGCGGGTTATGCAGCGTCGAGTTTAATGCCTTTTTCGACCATGTGATCGCGCAACTCGCCGCTCTCAAACATCTCTTTGACGATGTCACATCCACCAATAAATTCGCCTTTTACAAAGACTTGCGGGATGGTTGGCCAATTGTTGTAATCCTTAATGCCTTGACGGATTTCCGGATCGTCCAGCACATTCACCGCGCCGTAATCCGCGCCGATATAATCAAGGATTTGAACAACAGTAGAGGAAAAACCGCATTGCGGAAAGGTCGGTGTGCCCTTCATAAACAGCACAATGTCATTCTCTGATGTAACTTTTTTAATACGGTCAAATACGGCGCTCATGGGATACCTCTTATATGGCGGATTGCGCATTAATTGGGGGCTCGCCTTGTATTTTGCAAGGGCAAAGAACGCTTTGATTACTAACGGCTTTGAGTTTTATATGCCTTTCGCGCAGTAAGATGGTTAATCTAAGGTTAAGGTGGGGTCATGTTTAAGGGTTTCATAAGTTAACTAAATAATCTGGGACAGAAAAATGAAAACAACTTTACAGTATTTAGCGCTTGGTGTTGCTGCTTTGGCGCTAACGGCGTGTTCGACGACATCATCTCTCGGCGGTAAAATGGCAAAGGACGCTATGAAAGACGGCATGACCACAATGGTCTCGAAATTGCCAATGGCCCCCATTGGCGGTGTTGTATGCCCCCCTGAGGAGATTGTCTCTGAACCTGTGCGTGAAATGCAGTGTTGGGATGGGTCTATTGTAACGGATGTCGCCCAATGCCCAACGCGCGAAACATTCACATGTTCAGACGGAACCTTGGTTTATGATCAAAACGAATGTCGCGCGACACGATCAGACGTGACCCTCGGCGAGCTATGTGGTCAGGAATATCGCCAAGAAATCATCTATTATGAATTCGACAAAGGCCAATCTGCTGAAACGCAAAACACGATCAACCGTATTTTAGACATCGGTCAATTCTGTAATGTTGAAAACATCCGCGTTGTAGGCCACACGGACCGTTCTGGTTCTGCAAGCTATAATTTGCGTTTATCAGAGCGGCGCGCCAAAGACGCGATGGACGAGCTTGTGCGCCAAGGCGTGAACCGGGCCGTAGTGACCTCCAGCGGTATGGGTGAAACTCAACCCTTCATCCCAACTGAGGACGGCGTGAAAGAGCAATTAAACCGCCGCACAGAAGTGCTGATTAAGTTGTCTCAAACGGGCGGCGTTATCAACTAAGCGGCCGCGCAAAGATTGAATTGAAATCGCCTGTCCTCTGGATGGGCGATTTTCATAGGCTCGCTGAATTCACTGAACATTTGGCAATTGATTTTGCACCTGCCGCAGCGCCCACACCCGTAAATAAGCGGCCAAGCCCAGCGAGCTTTTGGCGGCGATGCGGCCATCATCAATAGTGGCCAGCAGGCTTGCTAGCGACATATCTTGGTCTCGCGCATAGTCATCAATAACGGCCCAAAATGGGGTCTCAAGCGCAACCGATGTGCGGTGACCATAAAGGCTCAGCGAGCGTTTTTCGCGTTTGATGTCGTCGGATTGAGGCGGCGTGACCATGTCGCGTTTAAACGGTATCGTCTTTATCGCCCTTTTTAGGGGCATCAGTTGCGGGCTCTTCAATTTTATGCGCGTCGAGCTTGGCTTGTAGCTTTTCAGCCATAGCCTTTTTCAGCTCCTTGGCGGATTTTTTCTGTCCAAAGCGCGCGCGGTTCGCCGCCGCCGTTTTCTCGCGCGATTGCCGCGCGAGGGACTTTTTGGCCTTGCCGAATTTTATGACGTTGTCACCGGGCATGGATTTACCGCGGCTTTATCATCAGTTCTGGGCGCACGACTTTATCGAACTCTTTTTCCGTGACAAAGCCAAGGCGCACGGCTTCTTCGCGTAAGGTTGTGCCGCGTTTATGCGCCGTTTTGGCGACTTTGGTCGCATTATCATAGCCAATTGTCGGTGCCAGTGCGGTCACAAGCATCAGAGAGCGACCAAGCAATTCGGCGATATTGTCCTCATTGGCTTTAATCCCCACCACGCATTTATCCGTAAATGACATGCAGGCATCAGAGAGCAGCTTTATCGATTGCAGCATATTATAGGCCATAACGGGTTTATAGACGTTTAGCTCAAAATGGCCTTGGCTGCCCGCGATGGACATGGTGGCGTTATTGCCCATGACCTGCGTGCAGACCATGGTGATAGCTTCGCACTGCGTCGGGTTAACTTTACCGGGCATGATGGAACTGCCGGGCTCATTTTCAGGCAAGGACAATTCGCCAAGGCCAGAGCGCGGGCCAGAGCCTAGAAAGCGAATATCATTGGCGATTTTCATCAATGACACTGCGACCGTATTGATCGCACCGTGAGCCGAGACAAAGGCATCATGGGCGGCTAGCGCCTCGAATTTATTCGGGGCCGTTTTAAAAGGCAGCTTGGTATAGGCCGCGACTTCGGCGGCAAAATCTTTGGCAAAACCGGGTTTCGCGTTCAGCCCCGTGCCAACCGCTGTGCCGCCTTGGGCGAGAGGGTAAAGCTCTTTCAGGCCGCGCTCGACCCGCTTAATACCGTTATCCATCTGCGCGACATAGCCCGAAAACTCTTGGCCCAGCGTCAACGGCGTCGCGTCTTGCGTATGGGTGCGACCAATCTTGATAATCTTTTTAAACTCGCCCGATTTGTCATTCAGCGCATTGCGCAGATATTGTAGCGCAGGCAAAAGCGAGTGGTGAATTTCCTCTGCGGCTGCGATATGCATGGCAGTCGGGAAAGTGTCATTAGAGGATTGGCTACGATTGACATGGTCATTAGGGTGGACAGGGTCTTTGGAACCAATCTCGCCGCCCATTATTTCAATCGCGCGGTTTGATATAACTTCATTGCTATTCATATTGGACTGCGTGCCCGACCCTGTCTGCCAAATCGACAGTGGGAAGTGATCGTCCAGTTTGCCTTCCGCGACTTCGGACGCGGCCTTCACAATGGCTTTGCAACGTTTCGCGTCTAGGTTCTTCGCCGATTTATTCGCGAGCGCGGCGGAACGTTTAATAATCCCCAGCGCACGGATCATGGACGGCGGCATGGTTTCAATCCCGATTGGAAAGTTAATCAGCGACCGCGCCGTCTGCGCGCCGTAATATCGATCAGACGGGACCTTCAGGGGGCCAAAGCTATCGGTTTCTATACGTGTTTTTGTCATGGTATCCTCGCGGGCAATAGATGTAGCCACTGCATAAATCAGCGCGCAGGAATCTCAAGGGTAAAGTCTGTTGGGGAAGGGCATCAAAAAGCCAACCGTCATCACCGACCTTGTGTCGGTGATCCATGTATTATTATTGCGTCTAGGGGAGAGCTTTGCGGATGGATACCTGAGACAGGCTCGGGCAGGACGCACTATTAAGCGTTGGTTTTACTACGCACCATCACCGCATCGATACACGAGACAGGCTCGGTCATGACGTTACTATACTATAAATCTGCCTATTTCTTCCGAAAGGCATCTAGGCTGACGACTTTTTCGCCGCCGCCGCCGTCACCACCACCGTCTGGACCGTCGTCATCTGGCGTATCCGTATCTTTGGGATTAGCTTTAGCTTTTGCCGCTGTCTTTGGCTTGGCTTTGGCTGCGGGTTTGACGTCCGCTTTGGGCTGGAGTTTTGCCAGTGTTGGCGGGGCGGGTTCCATTTCCGCGGGCGGGTCAAATTGCAGGGCAAAGCTGACCGATGGGTCGTGGAACCGCGTCACCGCTGTATAGGGGACTTTCAAATATTTCGGAACGCCGCCAAATTTCAGTGTGACCTCGAACTCTTCAGGATAAGCGTTAAGATCCCAATATTGATGTTCGAGCACAATAGTAATCTCTTCGGGGTATTTCTTGGCGAGGCTTTCGTCGATTTCGACACCAGGGTAACGGGTTAGGAAAGTGATGTAGAAGTGATGCGTCCCGGGCAGGCCGTCTTCGCGGATCACGCGGCGGATGGCATCGCGCACGACCCCGCGCAGGGCGAGTTGTGTCATTTGTTCGTAATTCATCAAATCTTGGCTCATATGGATAGAGTAAAACACTGACGCCGTGGGTCAACCGCTGTTTAACGGGTGAAGGCCGATTTATCTGCGGTATGATGACCTGTCTGTGTCCGATGAGGCGAACTTCTTCGTTGATTAAGGGCGGCGCCTCGCGTTACGAACGGCCATGACCCAATTTGGCCTCTCTGACATTCTTGACCTTTACACCAAAGGGCAGTTTCCTATGGCGGAAACGCGCGAGTCAGACGGGTTTATGATTGTTGAACCTGACATGCGCGGGATTATTCCGCTGGATGGGCTGCATATTTCGCGGTCTTTAAAAAAGGCGATGGCGAGGGGCGATTATCACGTCACAATCAATCACTGTTTTTCACGCGTGATGGA from Fretibacter rubidus encodes:
- the fumC gene encoding class II fumarate hydratase translates to MTKTRIETDSFGPLKVPSDRYYGAQTARSLINFPIGIETMPPSMIRALGIIKRSAALANKSAKNLDAKRCKAIVKAASEVAEGKLDDHFPLSIWQTGSGTQSNMNSNEVISNRAIEIMGGEIGSKDPVHPNDHVNRSQSSNDTFPTAMHIAAAEEIHHSLLPALQYLRNALNDKSGEFKKIIKIGRTHTQDATPLTLGQEFSGYVAQMDNGIKRVERGLKELYPLAQGGTAVGTGLNAKPGFAKDFAAEVAAYTKLPFKTAPNKFEALAAHDAFVSAHGAINTVAVSLMKIANDIRFLGSGPRSGLGELSLPENEPGSSIMPGKVNPTQCEAITMVCTQVMGNNATMSIAGSQGHFELNVYKPVMAYNMLQSIKLLSDACMSFTDKCVVGIKANEDNIAELLGRSLMLVTALAPTIGYDNATKVAKTAHKRGTTLREEAVRLGFVTEKEFDKVVRPELMIKPR
- a CDS encoding DUF4169 family protein — translated: MPGDNVIKFGKAKKSLARQSREKTAAANRARFGQKKSAKELKKAMAEKLQAKLDAHKIEEPATDAPKKGDKDDTV
- a CDS encoding ribbon-helix-helix domain-containing protein, translating into MVTPPQSDDIKREKRSLSLYGHRTSVALETPFWAVIDDYARDQDMSLASLLATIDDGRIAAKSSLGLAAYLRVWALRQVQNQLPNVQ
- a CDS encoding helix-turn-helix transcriptional regulator, translating into MGKPPPISNRISELRAENGQMSQATLAKAVGVSRQTIIAIEKGHYSPSLESAFRISRVFGVNLEDVFGWDEINN
- a CDS encoding SspB family protein, with protein sequence MFYSIHMSQDLMNYEQMTQLALRGVVRDAIRRVIREDGLPGTHHFYITFLTRYPGVEIDESLAKKYPEEITIVLEHQYWDLNAYPEEFEVTLKFGGVPKYLKVPYTAVTRFHDPSVSFALQFDPPAEMEPAPPTLAKLQPKADVKPAAKAKPKTAAKAKANPKDTDTPDDDGPDGGGDGGGGEKVVSLDAFRKK
- a CDS encoding OmpA family protein, with protein sequence MKTTLQYLALGVAALALTACSTTSSLGGKMAKDAMKDGMTTMVSKLPMAPIGGVVCPPEEIVSEPVREMQCWDGSIVTDVAQCPTRETFTCSDGTLVYDQNECRATRSDVTLGELCGQEYRQEIIYYEFDKGQSAETQNTINRILDIGQFCNVENIRVVGHTDRSGSASYNLRLSERRAKDAMDELVRQGVNRAVVTSSGMGETQPFIPTEDGVKEQLNRRTEVLIKLSQTGGVIN
- a CDS encoding AMP-binding protein: METVFLESEALSARGQARIRRDLLGAFLEACKIHGASHDILTDGDGRVFRYGELRQAVFALSAPLKKHTESGETIGYFLPTGAGAVIALLTIHAAGRTPAMLNFTAGLKNLKAAAKTAPFKTVLTSRKFIELAGLSDLLTALAGDVTVLYLEDLKEQIGIGGKIRAVLGPILPSAFIPRPSPDDTGVILFTSGTEGNPKGVVLSHANILANIEQIEQHVRLDDGDIIFNALPTFHCYGLTAGTLWPIFSGYDVVLHPSPLQTKAIAQRIFSSKATVLFATDTFLQHYMRASKEGGLNSLRIAVCGAERVREETRKAAQDRFNIEVLEGYGVTECAPVLAANQPGDIRAGTIGKMLPGIESRIEPVEGLDDAGRLWVRGPNIMKGYISPDKPGQIMPPDEGWHDTGDVVSVDREGYYVIRGRIKRFAKIGGEMVSLTVVENCASAVWPDYLHAAAIVPDPKKGERIVLLTEHPKPDRAELLRWAQTHGVAEISVPKKIISVDALPVLGTGKLDYVSVTTMAKTALGAG
- the grxD gene encoding Grx4 family monothiol glutaredoxin; translated protein: MSAVFDRIKKVTSENDIVLFMKGTPTFPQCGFSSTVVQILDYIGADYGAVNVLDDPEIRQGIKDYNNWPTIPQVFVKGEFIGGCDIVKEMFESGELRDHMVEKGIKLDAA